One stretch of bacterium DNA includes these proteins:
- a CDS encoding T9SS type A sorting domain-containing protein → SVRVIDSKIGEFCEIAVDSAHYIWDVGKPHMPVVRFFVRVGENAEFTARRSKDFSVTKLEKPILPSQPLTPQRWDSVTVLDTLTYKLDLYPKGVAKIVESGIIHGDRFLLFELHPLEYCPRVGELRVYDWIELEVKWHGKSTGLLSPVFDPIKEHIFINPALLPAAHPRAKIVMIAPERYIPILEPLISWRKELGFDVTVLSADRLPFYAARIRDTIEAIYHSSGGVDYLVIVGDVDDVPTFSSGGSHSPTDIDYGCVDGSDFIPDILVGRISVEDSAQLAELVGRFIAYEKFRYLDSTFAGRFLFGITDDSRTHGLVVRTHHFVRDNYLPIWGIGYEELDGDSVGESDVIAALDSGYAFYYYYGHGSPEGLSAPRFTTAGVDRLANANMYPFIVGNACSTNDFTRPESFGEALLRRHNKGAIAYIGGSNVTFWYPDSLWERETFRAFLVDSVSSVMGMCYEALLSVMAGFPTFAHYFFDVYNLIGDPSLRLWAGIPVQLDIVAPDSFRISELCTLNVWVGYASIPLAGVVVCALTKDTAVVEKTNSAGLARLIVPAIPPDTITLTASAFRKIPIQKKILPYSPDEPFIYETMLSIVDPSSLSVRNDEDFQADFGETLAVELGLINYGTLSHDIKVKLTSSDSLVTVLHDSAFIDSLANYESETVEFVLAISPYVENNDTVMLRVDIVDGDLNRFSLDVPLVLRAPYINVYQTLIDDSVHGDMDYVAEPGETIDVTIIFGKNVGCNIARGQLRIYPVDRSISVIGYDSTIELDTCGFDTVLAQIYIYNPQDTFTRLAVQVNYYEFSWRETLLVFAGSNPVYFACDNLTDWNLIGAGLVNIDDKVFNSPPASFHFADTFYGSNWDFALVSPEFIIPYHSAFNFWQKLFLPRYDRDDRAWVELWLEHDTIIIWQHDSIKTHWELERVALDRSLWGRRCRLAFRFLSNREAERLGWYVDDITVGFSGEFFGDASVSPLYGDTTQPQFTVGFTYFNPAGVPTLPHAVVDGTSYLMVPDGTYDTRWTRYIARVPLSFGVHQYHFEMGSSRFPQSGEFVGPIVGQLVKHLDFDPPESLELAEFAVEGDTGWFISRTTMAHSGDYCWNNFGSGTSYANYLDTKLVWRLDLSGLTSPAVTFWAYYDIAMGRTTGLIRDGGNIKVRTRTTTWILNPVPYYDGYIVSTVNRLNGEPAYAEVWGKKWRKFFVDLSSFAGDSIELMFCFGTNNTSTSLGWLIDDLKLLDMPSTRIVDDGQIKPKGRLILSVYPNPFNTSCAIEVSAPSDGELGIYNVVGRCLVRLKIKRGNHQFVLSGDGLPSGVYFVRVEAKALKSLKKILLVK, encoded by the coding sequence AGTGTTCGCGTTATTGACTCGAAAATCGGGGAATTCTGCGAGATAGCAGTAGATAGTGCCCACTATATCTGGGATGTTGGCAAGCCCCATATGCCTGTAGTGCGATTTTTCGTCAGGGTCGGTGAGAATGCTGAGTTCACCGCGCGTCGTTCCAAAGATTTCTCCGTAACAAAGCTCGAAAAGCCCATTCTTCCCAGCCAGCCGTTGACCCCGCAAAGATGGGACAGCGTAACAGTTTTAGATACCCTAACCTACAAATTGGACCTCTACCCAAAAGGTGTTGCAAAAATCGTTGAGTCTGGTATTATCCACGGGGATAGATTCCTGCTTTTTGAACTTCACCCGCTTGAGTATTGTCCCAGAGTTGGCGAGCTGCGGGTGTACGACTGGATTGAGCTTGAGGTTAAATGGCATGGAAAATCCACGGGTCTGCTGTCGCCAGTTTTTGACCCCATTAAAGAGCATATTTTCATTAATCCTGCGCTTTTGCCGGCTGCCCATCCGAGGGCAAAAATTGTCATGATAGCTCCTGAACGCTACATTCCTATACTTGAGCCGCTTATTTCGTGGCGTAAAGAACTTGGTTTCGATGTCACCGTTCTTTCGGCTGATAGGTTGCCATTCTATGCTGCGAGGATAAGAGATACCATTGAGGCGATATATCACTCGTCAGGCGGAGTTGATTATCTTGTCATAGTGGGTGATGTCGACGATGTGCCCACATTTTCGAGCGGAGGCTCACATTCGCCGACTGATATAGATTATGGATGCGTGGACGGCAGCGATTTTATCCCCGACATATTGGTGGGAAGGATTTCGGTCGAGGACAGTGCTCAGCTCGCTGAGCTTGTTGGAAGATTCATCGCGTACGAAAAGTTCAGATATCTTGATTCGACATTCGCGGGGAGGTTCCTGTTCGGCATTACAGATGATTCTCGGACACATGGGCTTGTTGTGCGGACTCATCACTTTGTGAGGGATAACTATCTTCCCATTTGGGGAATAGGTTACGAAGAACTCGACGGTGACAGCGTTGGAGAGTCGGATGTTATAGCAGCGCTCGACAGCGGATACGCATTTTACTATTACTATGGTCACGGAAGCCCTGAAGGGCTCTCTGCGCCGAGGTTTACCACGGCAGGCGTTGATAGGCTTGCTAATGCGAATATGTATCCTTTTATCGTCGGCAACGCATGCAGCACCAATGACTTCACCCGCCCGGAATCTTTTGGAGAGGCACTTCTGAGGCGTCATAACAAAGGTGCTATAGCATACATAGGCGGTTCTAATGTTACCTTCTGGTATCCCGATAGCCTTTGGGAAAGGGAAACTTTTCGCGCATTTCTTGTGGACTCAGTGTCGTCCGTGATGGGGATGTGCTACGAGGCGTTGCTCTCAGTCATGGCGGGTTTTCCGACATTTGCGCATTACTTCTTTGATGTTTACAACCTTATCGGCGACCCCTCCCTTAGATTATGGGCTGGAATACCTGTCCAGCTCGACATCGTGGCGCCCGATAGTTTCAGAATAAGCGAGCTATGCACTCTTAATGTATGGGTAGGGTATGCCTCGATACCGCTTGCAGGTGTTGTGGTCTGCGCGCTGACGAAAGATACTGCTGTAGTCGAGAAAACCAACTCAGCGGGATTGGCAAGATTAATCGTTCCAGCTATTCCGCCTGACACAATAACGCTTACTGCCTCAGCGTTCAGAAAAATACCCATACAGAAAAAAATTCTGCCATACAGTCCTGATGAGCCATTCATATACGAAACCATGCTCTCGATAGTTGACCCGAGTTCGTTGTCGGTTCGGAACGATGAAGATTTTCAAGCCGACTTTGGAGAAACGCTTGCCGTGGAACTTGGACTTATTAACTACGGCACGCTTTCGCACGATATTAAAGTCAAACTTACCTCGTCCGACAGCCTTGTTACCGTGCTTCACGATTCCGCTTTCATCGACTCTCTGGCTAATTACGAATCCGAAACGGTTGAGTTTGTTCTTGCCATATCACCTTATGTGGAGAATAACGATACGGTAATGCTTAGGGTTGACATTGTGGATGGTGACCTGAACAGGTTTTCCCTTGATGTGCCTCTCGTTTTGAGGGCGCCTTATATAAATGTTTATCAGACGCTCATTGACGATTCCGTGCATGGTGATATGGACTATGTTGCCGAGCCGGGCGAAACTATTGATGTAACGATAATTTTTGGGAAAAATGTGGGTTGTAATATTGCTCGTGGGCAGCTTAGAATTTATCCCGTTGACAGAAGCATATCGGTTATAGGTTACGACTCGACGATTGAGCTTGATACATGCGGTTTTGACACTGTTTTGGCTCAGATTTATATTTACAACCCTCAGGATACATTCACGAGACTTGCCGTGCAGGTTAACTATTACGAGTTCAGCTGGCGGGAAACGCTTTTGGTCTTTGCTGGTAGCAATCCTGTGTATTTTGCGTGTGATAACCTGACTGACTGGAATTTAATTGGCGCTGGGTTGGTGAACATTGATGATAAGGTTTTCAATTCACCGCCGGCGAGTTTCCATTTCGCAGACACTTTCTACGGCTCGAATTGGGACTTTGCATTGGTTTCACCTGAATTCATAATTCCGTATCACAGTGCATTTAATTTCTGGCAAAAACTTTTTCTGCCGAGGTATGACCGCGACGACCGCGCATGGGTTGAGCTCTGGCTGGAACATGACACGATAATTATCTGGCAGCATGACAGCATAAAGACTCATTGGGAACTTGAGAGAGTAGCGCTTGATAGGTCGCTATGGGGTCGGCGATGCAGGCTCGCGTTTAGATTCCTGTCTAACCGTGAGGCGGAACGACTCGGGTGGTATGTTGATGACATTACAGTTGGATTTAGCGGCGAGTTTTTCGGTGATGCAAGTGTAAGTCCGCTTTACGGTGATACGACACAGCCGCAGTTTACTGTAGGTTTTACATATTTTAACCCAGCAGGGGTTCCTACTTTGCCGCATGCCGTCGTAGACGGGACAAGTTATCTCATGGTGCCAGATGGGACATATGATACTCGATGGACACGCTATATAGCGCGTGTTCCGCTTTCGTTTGGTGTGCATCAATATCACTTTGAGATGGGTTCGTCTCGATTTCCGCAGAGCGGCGAGTTTGTTGGACCAATAGTTGGACAGCTTGTGAAGCACCTCGATTTCGACCCACCAGAAAGCCTTGAATTAGCCGAATTTGCTGTTGAGGGAGATACAGGATGGTTCATTAGTCGCACGACTATGGCTCATTCGGGCGATTATTGCTGGAACAATTTCGGTTCGGGGACATCGTACGCTAACTATCTCGATACAAAGCTTGTGTGGCGCCTTGACCTGAGCGGCTTGACGAGTCCGGCAGTAACATTCTGGGCGTATTACGACATCGCGATGGGGAGGACGACAGGGCTTATTCGAGATGGCGGCAATATTAAGGTGAGGACGCGAACGACTACATGGATACTAAATCCCGTGCCATATTATGATGGCTACATAGTTAGCACCGTTAACAGGCTTAATGGTGAGCCCGCCTATGCTGAGGTTTGGGGCAAAAAATGGCGAAAATTTTTCGTGGACCTTTCATCATTTGCTGGTGACTCGATTGAACTGATGTTTTGTTTCGGAACTAATAATACCTCAACATCGCTTGGATGGCTTATTGACGACCTAAAGCTTCTGGACATGCCCTCAACCCGAATAGTGGATGATGGGCAGATAAAGCCCAAAGGTAGACTTATTCTTTCTGTGTATCCGAATCCTTTCAACACATCGTGCGCTATCGAGGTAAGCGCGCCCTCAGACGGTGAGCTTGGCATTTATAATGTTGTCGGCAGGTGTCTTGTTAGGCTTAAAATTAAGCGAGGCAACCATCAATTTGTCTTGAGTGGCGATGGATTACCTTCAGGGGTTTATTTTGTGAGGGTAGAGGCTAAAGCTCTTAAAAGTTTGAAGAAAATACTGCTGGTCAAATAG
- a CDS encoding type II restriction endonuclease — protein sequence MVKFKTLGFKTFEDYREHFFSNLLITNKTYDYFVDWNKVKSDVNKFLEEISLLNSLRKVPIENRKRHLEKLLKNYPKTAEVIPLLIAVRTKDNCIEIFEQSIEDYLTFDFNSNNLNNNSIHKILEFCEKTGIIELFNNINDLHDYLFGVEVGLDTNTRKNRSGKIFEKLVQIKIRKLLPSKYKIVNNDPNYSLYRISGKSRSKGKTHDIVIYKENTPIPKAIIECSFYNTAGSKPISIAESYVEMNNVAKDKGIEFIWVTDGQAWAKMMEPLTRAMEKLDWVLNYRMLHFVTQIIR from the coding sequence ATGGTAAAATTTAAAACATTGGGTTTCAAAACATTTGAGGATTACAGAGAGCATTTCTTTTCAAATCTTCTAATAACCAACAAAACTTATGATTACTTTGTTGATTGGAACAAAGTAAAAAGTGATGTCAATAAATTTTTAGAAGAAATCTCACTGCTAAATTCGTTGAGAAAAGTTCCAATAGAAAATCGTAAAAGGCACCTTGAAAAACTTCTAAAAAATTATCCAAAAACAGCAGAAGTAATACCCTTATTAATTGCTGTACGCACAAAAGATAATTGTATCGAAATATTTGAACAATCAATTGAGGACTATCTGACATTCGATTTTAACAGCAATAATCTAAATAACAATTCCATCCACAAAATACTGGAGTTTTGCGAAAAAACAGGAATTATAGAATTATTTAACAACATAAACGATCTACACGACTACCTCTTTGGCGTCGAGGTAGGGTTAGACACAAATACAAGGAAAAACCGTAGTGGGAAAATATTTGAAAAACTGGTTCAAATAAAAATAAGAAAATTATTACCTTCAAAATACAAAATTGTAAACAATGATCCCAATTACTCTCTGTATCGGATAAGTGGGAAAAGCAGAAGTAAAGGTAAAACACATGATATTGTGATTTACAAGGAAAATACCCCAATCCCAAAAGCAATCATCGAATGTAGTTTCTACAACACAGCGGGTAGTAAGCCCATATCAATAGCTGAAAGCTATGTGGAAATGAATAATGTTGCTAAAGATAAAGGAATTGAATTTATATGGGTGACAGATGGGCAAGCTTGGGCCAAAATGATGGAACCCTTAACACGAGCAATGGAAAAACTCGATTGGGTGCTTAACTATAGAATGCTTCATTTTGTAACCCAAATTATTAGATAA